The stretch of DNA CCGTGGCTAGGTGCTGGGTCGTCGCAAGGTTGTCCCTTGGAGCGGGTGATAGCCTTCGTCGGCGGTTCGGGCTCTTGCTGGAGGTGTTGGGTGGTTGTTGTCCCTCAGCTAGGTGGATGGTGTTTGTTGGACCGCGCTTCTCTTTGTTGTGCGGTCTGTCGGCGGTCCTCGGCTTTGCAAATGCGACGGCAAGGTGTTGTGGTGGCGGCAGTGTGAAGCTATTTGGACGGGCTGCCAATTTCTTCGAGGTGCGGAGATGTGCGACGATTGGATGGAAATCTTGCACGGCTTTTGTCAGGCCGGCGGCGATGGCACCCGTGGGTGTCGTtccccttcttggaggcgtcgtCGAGGTGTGTTCGGCATTTCCCTCGCTCATGTGGAGTTGGTTGTTGTCTCCGGGCGAAAGCCTCGATTCGATAGGATCGACATGATGGCGGCGTCCTTGACGTCGCTCCTCTGTTGGGAGCATCATGTTTGGAGACACGGCTTGGTTCCTCATTGCTTTCTTCCGGTGTTTGTCGTGGTCCTTTTTTGATCTTCGGCGGTGCTATGTATGACCGTCATAGGTGTGTCCAAGACGGTGTCTTTCTCGGAGCTGATCAAGTTCTGCCATTCACTTGCCATCTTCACTTGCCATCTCCTCTTAggcatacatagtggatggtgCGTTGACAAGTGAAGTTCGGTGAGAGATCGTGGTCTTCGGAGGTGCCCGGCGTTGGTCGAGACGCGGTGTTGTTTTCAGTTAGGACAAACGCTTTTGTTTTGTAGTTTTGTTTAGCTGTTGGTGGTTGTATTGGTCTTACCGAAGTGTGTTTGTTCATGCTACGCTCATTGTTCGCAATGAGCGGTAGTATTCTTGTACTTACAATTCTGCTTTCTATAAAGCTAAGATATACCTAGACGTATTCTCGAAAAAAAAAGTTTGTCTCAAAAAAGAAAAATGCAACTCAAGTATAGCAGCATTGTTATGAATACCTTGCGTTGTGAAGAGGAACCACTTGAACATCGTAAAACACATGGTGCATTTCaccagcaaaataaaataaaacacatGGTGCATTTCAcccgcaaaataaaataaaacacatGGTGCATTTCTGTCGTTTCCGTTCTGGATCCACCACTTTTGCGGGGAGGAGTGCTCCGTACTTCCGCACCCAACAGCGGCCTATATACATATAAGTACATTATACATGGATGCCGAGCTCCAAAAGGCATTTTCGATTATACATGCATCTTGTTGCTAGATTAGATCAGGAATAACGGATCCGTATAATAAAACGTTGTTGACCTACATGGAGTAAACTGCCCGCCTAGGAACGTAAGTAGGTTCGTTGAAGTAACCCGTGACGAGACCTCGGGGAGATATGTCAACGCGAGTATTAACCCTTACGTGCCCCGCTCCGGCTGCAACTCCCAAATGTTGCACTCCACCATCGATCTCGCTTCTttcttttttagcatcagtacagacacaagcgcttatatacacgcgcatacactcatccctatgaacgcacacactcacaccctatctctatgagcacctccgagagattgagccggcatatcatcttgagatttacgaagtcaccgtaggcgcctcgtcgtcgacgggaacgtctcctcccactgaaagcgcatcgccggaaatcctgaaataaattcaggaataatgcgagcatcaggatttaAACTCTGATGAGttagggataccactgtccacttaaccatctcaaccacaggttgatccgCAGCAGAGGCGATCTTTCCACGCCCTACACGTATGCTTTCAACTGGGCCTGTGTGTGGGCTGTGGCAACGACGTCGAGACTCGAGGCAGGGCGGATCTGCCTGCTGGTCGATGCCGCGTCCCGTTGTCGCCTTGTCAGCCCAAGTCCACGCATCGCCTTGGCCTGCGTGAGGCCGAAGCAATGGTTGAGTAGTTAGCAGGGGTAGGAGGAGTGGGAGCGATCAGCGATGCCACGAATTATTACGTCGGAGCTGATATGTCAATGCCCCGTACAGGGGACGAAAAGCGGGGCATAATTGCTGAATTATTGTTCTTCGCCTGCCGGTGGTTCGTGTTCATCTTCGTGTAGCCTGCCCTGCATCTGCCTGCGTGTCTGAATCTTGCTGGTTCTGATGGGCCGAACGGTACTAATGCATCAAATCAAATCAGGTTGGTTTAATCAGCGGCTTGGACATGGAAATGGACTTGACTGCTGTTGATATTTCGTTGCATTTGGGGGGAAATTTGACAGTACGGTGTTTGTCGTGGGGTCAGTGAGCTGAGGATGGGACACGCCCCCGTGTGCCGGCGACACTCACGGGACTGCGGCTCTGCTCACATGTGTTCGTTTGGATTCTAGACTGGCGGGCAGCAGGTATGttaatgtttgttgctttgcagagATAAGATGCTGAATGTCAGGTTAATTTCACACAAAAAAGATTAAAGCTGTCACACCCGTCCGAATGGTTTCAGTCACGATTGTTAGCATGCTGCGAAGCGAAAATACTACTCCTCTGCAAAGTAagtaatgatctaaacgctcttatatttctttatggagaaGTTACAGTCCAATTTTGGTTTTAGAGCAAGAAAATATGGATTTACAGTAGGCTGCTTGATAAGTTATGCTCCATTTTGTCATGGGCGCGAAAATTCAGAAAAAGAAACAGGTCTTGATCGCCCTATTTTGTGCGCGAAAAATACATAAACAAGGAGGAGAAAATGGCCCTCCGCAGCGGCGAACAGCAGCCACAGCATGGCAAAAGCCGCCTGCAACTACAGTAGTGGATAGCAGAAACAACAAAGGGGAGCTCGTTTCTTTAATGTGACACACATCTGGCCATGTGCGATGGAATCTCGGCACCGCTTCTGCTTTGCTCAACTCCTAACGACCCGCTAATACTACTTTTTGATTATGTTCCATGCCCAACAGAAAGGCAAAAGAACACAACAGCTCAAAAGGCACCCAAAGTAGCACAGTCCAGCCACGAACCCACAGTTTACAAATAGTTTAACCTGACTGCGGCAGCACTTGTTTTTACTCCTCAACTTTTCCACACATAGCAGATGGTGAAAGTATTTCAGATGAACTTTTGCACACATAGCAGATGGTGAAAGTATTTCAGATGAATGCAGCTCTTGCATTCTAGTCAGGTCACCTCTCGTTCTTCATCTGTTTCACACAATCTCCAAAATTTCACCGGAAAAAATTGCACAAGCTGATGGAGGAGGAGCGGAGGAGGATTAACCAGCACAAGTTTAACCCTCATAGTTAAGGAACAGGAACCAATCAAGAGCACTGTACACATACATCTACTACGAGTAGCATTTAGCAGCAGGTGATCAAAACCCAACCTTATAATTAGTGAAGTGATTAACCATCACCGACGGCGCCATCATCTACTAGACCACTAGCGGTAACTCAGTAGACCTCCTCGGGGATGCTCTGGAGGCCGGGCTCCCACTCCCCGCTCGCCTGCATCCGCCTCGTCTCCTCCGCCGCCCTGCGCATGCTGCGCCGCCGGAGCGACTGCAGCCTCTGCTCGGCGTCcgtgccgccgcccgccgcgcgCTGGCGGCTGCGGCGATCAGCAGACGCCGCAgcggccgccacctcgccgccggtgCCGAGGGCGGCCACCATCTTCTTGAGCTCGCGCTTGCTGACCACGATCTTGACGCGCACCGCGCCGCCCACCTCCTCCCGGGACAGGACGCGCCCCCCGTGGTGCAGGTGCTCGAGCGCCTCCGCGGCCGCCTTGGACTGGTGCCGCCCGGCCACCGCGTCCCTGGGGAAGAAGCACCTGGTCGCCATCGATCTCGCCGCGACGCGATGCGAtcgttggccgccgccgccgccgcccgcaagcAAACGAGCCCCGGTGCGGTGTCTGTCCGCCGGCGGGCAAGCAGTGGTAGCGCTCAGTCCTTGCTCCTCCGACGTTCCTTGCAAGCCACAGCAGAAAGGCTAAAGCAATGGCAAAGTGAATGTGCGGGCTGTCGAGTAATGCGACATGCTAACATGCTTATATACTGGTTGGGCCGCATTAGGGGCCTTGCCTTTTGGTGAGCCGCGCAGCCCCAACTGTCTCCGAACACACCACCCCAGGTCCCTGACCGGTGGGCCAGCGCCCAGGGGGGGCCCGGCCCGGCTCCCTCGCCACCTGTGATGAGTGCGTGTCTGTCCCATCCCATACCTTTCTTCTCCCAAAATCAATAGCACTGTCAATAGATTTACAGAATGGTAAACAAATGCTCTATCTTTTTTAAGACTCGAAACAATCATGGGACCGAGACTTATTGCCGTGGCAGTTGAGGAGAGAAATGGATGCCTCACATGGCCGTCCCTCTCGCAGTCATTGGGACGATCCATGGGGGGAGGCCCTTGCAAGTAACGTGTTATCACAACGCGATGGGGACTCCAACTCGACGACCCGTGGAGCCTACGGTCGTGTACGTTCTGGTTACGATGGCGCAGTTTGACACGGACGCCCCTGGCCACAACAATGACCCCCCCATGTTCCCTCTTGCTATCTGGATAGGTTCGATCGTGATTGTGTGGTGTAGTACGTGCATCCTCACATGTACTGTATGTGTACTGTGTAGTGTAGAGATGTATGTATGATCACATAGCGCGGAGCCTGGAGGTGCTGGCGAATTAGCGGTGCATGGTTTTGAAATGCAGGAGGCTCGATTCTGCAATGCTCGATCGCAGTCTCTGGGGTGTTGCCATTGGTGTCCCTTTCAGGTGGTTCGGAACTGAATCCTCTCGTGTGGTGACCTGGCTGTGCTGACGGAAACGGTCGAGCCGACGGTCGCGAAAGACGTTGCTACTTGCTATACATATGATTTTCTCGAACTCGATCTGAATATAACATCTTCCACGCATTTCAAGCTAACTACTACTCATAACCGTCAGTTGGTTAACAACGGGCATCGGATCGGCCTCTCTTGGGAAAAAAAGGCCTACGCCTCAATGGGTACGTGGCCGCAATTGAACCTGGCAGCTGTCAGCTCCTGTTTGTTAATCAATGTGATTGTTTGGTTTGACATTGGTTGTTAGCTTGATTAATCCTATTCCTACGTGCCATGATGAGGAGCAATCATCACCGACGTACATCTATACTACTACATCGACGCGGATCGATGGACGGTGAGCCAACCTCCATGATTGACTGCAAACCGCAACAGTAACGCGGAACCCGCCCGCGACGATCATGATTAAGGCGCGCAGGTCTGAAAACCAGCGGGAGCGGACGCACGCATGACGCGACCCATCTACAGCTTGGCTAGACTAGATCCGTTGTCCGTAGCATGCCAAGTGTGTGTGGTGTACAAACGACGAGATTGCATCACCAAACTAGGATATACCCTACGGCCGGGGTCGTTGAGCGACGAGCTAGCCGGTGACGTGCATTCATGATTGATCCTCCGAGACAAGATGTTAATTTACAGATGAAGCCTCTCAGTGTGTGAAATGAATTCAACTGCTAATTGGTTTCCTCTGCTCATGATTAATAACTTAACAGACTTGTCAATGCGCAGTCTTTGGCAGTTTGGCTTTCTTCAGGAGGGCTTGAAAACTAGCTAGCTTTGGGGCTTTGTACAGTGCATTGCAGGCCATGTTTTGAGGAGGAAGTAATATGGGGCGGATGCAGCTAGGCCCGTCGTAGCGGCCGTTTCTTTGTGTGCAAACCAAACCACTGCATAAACAAACACGCAGACAGATAAACAATCCCGTGGAGCTGACGAGGATAATAGCTTTCTTCACATGCACAAAAGCTAGATCGCTGTATTTCGCGTGCTGTGGGGCCGCGACGTCGATCGCCCTGGCCCCACACGCCAGCCGCATTTCTTCTCAGGTGTGGGCAGCCTAAATACCTGATGCCCACATCATGGCCCGATTGGTTCGATCTTATCGTAACAACTCGCTCAGCTGGCTGTTTGGTATCTATGCTTGAGTATGTGATACACCATGAGCACAGTGGCAAAGCGTGGTTAAGTCGGGCAGCTAGCTAGCTCTGCGGCTGTTCTTGTTTGCTTGCGTCTGAAACCCGGAATACATGCAGCCAAGTACGTGAGGTGTCCACGCTACGGACAAAATGCATGTGATTGCGCTGCTTTTCATATCAAAATTATGCGTCCAAGCGTTTTCATGTTGTGGGCTATCTCAGTCTCGCGGGAGTTTGCGTTGAGAGCACTGTGTTCCGGGATGGATCTAGCGCGAAATGCGAATCGGACGCTTGTGTGCTAAGCTTAAATATGAATCACCTAGGCTAGCTAAGTAGCCTAGCAAAGGTGCTGTGTTCCTTTGGAATGAAGGATGCAATATTTTACCACGTAGCACTGCTAGTTGGGTTGACCAAATTAGCGCCCATTTATTCAGCATGTAACCTTGCAGTA from Triticum dicoccoides isolate Atlit2015 ecotype Zavitan chromosome 6A, WEW_v2.0, whole genome shotgun sequence encodes:
- the LOC119317380 gene encoding uncharacterized protein LOC119317380, giving the protein MATRCFFPRDAVAGRHQSKAAAEALEHLHHGGRVLSREEVGGAVRVKIVVSKRELKKMVAALGTGGEVAAAAASADRRSRQRAAGGGTDAEQRLQSLRRRSMRRAAEETRRMQASGEWEPGLQSIPEEVY